A single region of the Drosophila takahashii strain IR98-3 E-12201 chromosome 2R, DtakHiC1v2, whole genome shotgun sequence genome encodes:
- the LOC138912701 gene encoding uncharacterized protein: MSGAKKNKKRNQSISREETIQLIEEVKSRPEIWDLTNKNHSNNIADRSAWAAVSAATNKEVNEVNSTWLSLCDSLRYHTEKKATQILRSGSAGGSKNLSLVEFDKTGPEIDWEMAEHMSFLQGLSHIRKTFASEHAPSTSEIRGCDSPEEDTEEASYDYRPKKKKNSDPIGTEIGELLKSAKDLISVV, from the exons atgtcgggagcaaaaaaaaacaaaaagaggaATCAAAGCATCAGCCGCGAGGAAACCATTCAATTGATAGAGGAAGTAAAATCACGCCCGGAGATATGGGACTTAACCAACAAGAACCATAGCAATAATATTGCTGATAGAAGTGCTTGGGCAGCCGTTAGTGCTGCCACCAACAAGGAAG TCAACGAGGTCAATTCAACATGGCTTTCACTTTGTGATAGCCTTCGCTATCACACGGAGAAGAAAGCAACACAGATTTTAAGAAGTGGAAGCGCAGGTGGCTCTAAGAATCTTAGCCTAGTCGAATTCGATAAGACGGGCCCAGAGATAGACTGGGAGATGGCAGAGCATATGTCATTTCTGCAGGGGCTGTCTCACATAAGAAA GACATTTGCTTCTGAGCACGCCCCATCCACTTCAGAAATACGTGGTTGTGATAGCCCGGAAGAGGACACTGAGGAGGCTTCGTATGATTAT AgaccaaagaagaagaaaaacagtGACCCTATAGGAACCGAAATAGGAGAACTGCTCAAGTCAGCGAAGGACCTCATATCGGTGGTTTAG